One Streptomyces sp. B21-105 genomic region harbors:
- a CDS encoding D-alanyl-D-alanine carboxypeptidase, producing MAGESPDRSKQRESSAEPTSGSAGTVPEARESREIRDPRVAVARDSEPSSARGGVDTATRVFSVRDLKTEEAEEPEKPEAAENDAASNDADADASEAETETESETGTETETDAGSEAAEAGSAESEPPGEPEAAEETPAATSGDSEEARDAGTATATEESAADSAGDDPEDGDGTADAAETPGEGDEAPEAPGGGEDRLRAAVAQWVATADDESPEHASAADAQDPTDGEADGEADEPADAIPDGASDDSPESAGSAESPESPESPESAEPEGEARTGPAAKPAPKWASDAGKPDADAGSEEAKADRSPVDQPTAVFKTPRPRPAVDQPTTMLKLGDVKPRPAEEKADPPRTADATDTDTAGKADTAAQTGADEKPAPPAERTSRFVALKPLDEPRPPKPAQPATPAAQTPADVTALVPQVGPERTTQQPLPPKPPLDLLAELTNTPPPPPTPLRTLGRRLKIWTPLVLLLVVVFAIAQAVRPLPATALTLTAKSSYTFEGGRTQLPWPNEGQGWMDADGVGTMGAFGKQTPVAIGSVAKTMTAYIIAKDHPMKAGEEGPEIEVDATAEKEGGYDVTGDESTLNTVKAGDKLTEKQALSAVIIPSANNIARLLARWDAGSVEAFVKKMNATAKELGMTNTTYTDPSGLKETTVSTAEDQVKLGRAFVKEPALVAVSSAASWTDPTGKYWNNYNELPFKIGAIGIKTGSTTAAGGNLLFASRKKVDGKSVTLVGAILGQHKQKILATVNAVSKTALLAAEDALTSAKILKKGDVVGYVDDKLGGHTPVVITKDVSAVGWAGMTVKLSFTAGEVPHTAKAGTQVGTLTVGDGTSSAVKVPVALQTDLAEPGFADKLTRVG from the coding sequence GTGGCGGGCGAGTCCCCCGACAGGTCGAAGCAGCGCGAGTCGTCGGCAGAACCGACGTCGGGGAGCGCGGGCACGGTTCCCGAGGCACGGGAATCTCGCGAGATCCGCGATCCGCGGGTCGCGGTGGCGCGGGACAGCGAGCCCTCGTCGGCCCGCGGCGGCGTGGACACGGCGACGCGGGTGTTCTCGGTACGGGATCTGAAGACCGAGGAGGCCGAGGAGCCCGAGAAGCCCGAGGCCGCGGAGAACGACGCCGCGAGCAACGACGCCGACGCCGACGCTTCCGAGGCCGAGACCGAGACCGAGTCGGAGACAGGAACCGAGACGGAGACCGATGCCGGCTCCGAGGCCGCCGAAGCGGGATCCGCGGAGAGCGAGCCGCCCGGGGAGCCTGAGGCCGCCGAGGAGACCCCCGCAGCCACGTCGGGCGACTCCGAGGAGGCGCGGGACGCCGGGACGGCCACAGCGACCGAGGAGAGCGCCGCCGACAGCGCCGGGGACGACCCCGAGGACGGCGACGGGACCGCGGACGCCGCAGAGACCCCCGGCGAGGGCGACGAGGCCCCCGAGGCCCCCGGAGGCGGCGAGGACCGTCTGCGGGCGGCGGTCGCCCAGTGGGTGGCCACGGCGGACGACGAGAGCCCTGAGCACGCCTCAGCGGCCGACGCGCAAGACCCGACCGACGGGGAGGCCGACGGGGAGGCCGACGAACCCGCGGACGCGATCCCGGACGGCGCCTCGGACGACTCCCCGGAGTCCGCCGGGTCCGCCGAGTCCCCGGAGTCCCCGGAGTCCCCGGAGTCCGCCGAGCCCGAGGGCGAGGCCAGGACCGGCCCGGCTGCCAAGCCCGCGCCGAAGTGGGCGTCCGACGCAGGCAAGCCCGACGCCGACGCCGGGTCCGAGGAGGCCAAGGCCGACCGCTCCCCCGTCGACCAGCCCACCGCCGTCTTCAAGACCCCCCGGCCCAGGCCCGCCGTCGACCAGCCGACCACCATGCTGAAGCTCGGCGACGTCAAGCCCCGGCCGGCCGAGGAGAAAGCCGACCCGCCCCGCACCGCCGACGCGACCGACACCGACACCGCCGGGAAGGCCGACACCGCCGCGCAAACCGGCGCCGACGAGAAGCCCGCGCCGCCGGCCGAGCGGACCAGCAGGTTCGTCGCGCTCAAGCCGCTCGACGAGCCCCGTCCGCCGAAGCCCGCGCAGCCCGCGACGCCCGCCGCCCAGACGCCCGCCGACGTCACCGCGCTCGTTCCGCAGGTCGGCCCCGAGCGGACCACGCAGCAGCCGCTGCCGCCGAAGCCGCCGCTGGACCTGCTGGCCGAGCTGACGAACACCCCGCCGCCCCCGCCGACCCCGCTGCGCACCCTCGGACGACGGCTCAAGATCTGGACGCCGCTGGTCCTCCTGCTGGTCGTCGTGTTTGCGATCGCGCAGGCCGTTCGCCCGCTGCCGGCGACCGCGCTCACGCTGACCGCGAAGAGCTCGTACACCTTCGAGGGCGGCAGGACGCAGCTGCCCTGGCCGAACGAGGGTCAGGGCTGGATGGACGCCGACGGCGTCGGCACGATGGGCGCCTTCGGCAAGCAGACGCCCGTGGCCATCGGCTCGGTCGCCAAGACCATGACCGCGTACATCATCGCCAAGGACCACCCGATGAAGGCCGGGGAGGAAGGCCCGGAGATCGAGGTCGACGCGACGGCGGAGAAGGAGGGCGGCTACGACGTCACCGGCGACGAGTCGACGCTCAACACCGTCAAGGCCGGCGACAAGCTGACCGAGAAGCAGGCCCTGTCGGCCGTCATCATCCCCTCCGCCAACAACATCGCGCGGCTGCTCGCGCGCTGGGACGCGGGCTCGGTGGAGGCGTTCGTGAAGAAGATGAACGCCACCGCCAAGGAACTGGGGATGACGAACACGACGTACACCGACCCCTCGGGCCTGAAGGAGACCACGGTCTCCACGGCGGAGGACCAGGTCAAGCTCGGCCGGGCGTTCGTGAAGGAGCCCGCCCTGGTCGCCGTCTCCAGCGCGGCGAGCTGGACCGACCCGACCGGCAAGTACTGGAACAACTACAACGAGCTGCCCTTCAAGATCGGCGCGATCGGCATCAAGACCGGCAGCACCACCGCGGCCGGCGGCAACCTGCTCTTCGCCTCCCGCAAAAAGGTCGACGGGAAGTCGGTGACCCTGGTCGGCGCGATCCTCGGCCAGCACAAACAGAAGATCCTCGCCACGGTCAACGCGGTCAGCAAGACGGCGCTGCTCGCCGCCGAGGACGCGCTCACCTCGGCGAAGATCCTGAAGAAGGGCGACGTCGTCGGGTACGTGGACGACAAGCTCGGCGGCCACACGCCCGTCGTCATCACCAAGGACGTCTCGGCGGTCGGCTGGGCCGGGATGACGGTGAAGCTGTCGTTCACCGCCGGCGAGGTGCCGCACACCGCCAAGGCCGGCACCCAGGTGGGCACGCTCACCGTCGGCGACGGCACCAGCAGCGCGGTGAAGGTGCCGGTCGCCCTGCAGACGGACCTGGCCGAGCCGGGCTTTGCGGACAAGCTGACCCGCGTCGGCTGA